CTAAATGTTCCAGTAAACAAAATACACCAAAATATGTACATTGGCTCAGATGATACCTTTGAGGGCAATAAGTTGACTTCAACTATGTACAGCCCACCCATGCGGGACACTGCTATTCCAACAAGTTTCTCAATGAGGAATATCAGTCCCGGTGCCACAAACCACTTCCAAAAGTTTGCACAGTGGACGATCAACAGGGCCATAACCCAGACGTAGGAAAGATGAGACCAGTAGAAcacctacacaaaaacaaaacctttCCTTGAAAGGCTTGGATAAATCATATTTGAATTGCTTTTGTTTGTTGGTATGTATGGCTGAATTAATGTGCTGCTATTTGCAAACAGAATTCTTTGCTAACTTGTTTTTATGGCCTTGAAACAATTGTCTTTTTCAGCTTCATATTCTCCAAATCAGCAGATATTCACAGAAGGATGATATAGTGATATAGTAATCACAGCAGATTGTTGCTTCTCATGAATACAATCAGCAAGCCATCACCTCAAAATGACCACTGCGTCTGACGAACGTGCTGGAGCACACCACCATCAAGCAGATGAGAACCTGCAGAACTACGCCCGTGATGGAGGCGGTGCCATCGACCCAGCCAATCCCGGGACGGACGGTGAAAAGATACTCCCACAGCTGGTACATGCCATCATTCTGAGACATTCGGGCTAAGAACAGAGGGAAAGGGAGATaaagaaatattctttattaATGCATTGCTTTTGTGATGTTATAAGGTCATATAGCCTACTTTATACACTAAATGTAATCCTACAAAGCTATCATACGTGATACGCAATCTAATATTTCAAGATAATTACCGAACTGAAGCAACTTTGGTTTACTTGTTTGTCCATGAATCATTTTTGGTGGCTTTTGAGGAACATTTATTCGTTCATCTCTCAGTCATCATTGAATTGCCATTGTATTATACGTTTCATTCCCCacaataaaaacaacatcatcttattaagatattaattatattattgggAGATAACAAGTGACAACTGAAGTTTACTTGCATTTTATCTAAGCAGCTTGCTACTGTTATtaagatttacattacaagctatcagaatttcatcttacttCTTTgctatataattgtataatatataaaattgcatatttttgctaattttggGCCACATTCTATATCATCCGATATGAGGCATTAAAAGCCTGATGTGTCAAATATGGTAACATAATatgcaactttttttctttttcatattttgtatacATATTCAATATACtgttaacttttaaaataaataacattatttaataataataaaaaaaaaaaaaatagatagataggggtattatttcatatgtcaggctttatGGACTTCAAtggatagtacacccaaaaatgaaaaagccATCATAtgctttttttgtccatacaatgaaagtcagtggtgtTCAGTGTTTTCTGAACCCCACTGACTTTAAAAATCAATAATCTTTtgtgttttaagtaaaaaaaaagaaagaaaaataacggttgaaacaacatgagagtaTGTTTTATTACAGGTTCATATTTACTTCATGTTTAGTTCAAGTTGACTTGTCAATagaatgaaagtaaattttttttttaaacccaactTAATTTTAAAAAGTTCTTTCAAAAACTATCCTTCTAAATGAATTTGACCATTTTTAACAAGTTTATCACAGGTTACCAAAGTTCATGACGTGAGCGCCAGTGTGCACAATGCTGAAGATCAAGATAGCGTAGCCCACGATCTGATGCAGTAGAATGTTCTGGTCCAAAGGGAAGACCCTTACCAACCAGGTGGCACGTAGCCACGTCAGACAACGCCTCAACATCAGCACCTGCGAGACAAAACCCTCTGTCACTAcaggaaatattaaatattagatgcATTAATCAGCTCAACTCACCATAACAAAAGTGCAGTTGAGGTTGAGACACTGGCCGCAGCCTCTGGCCACCATGAACCAGGGGCCTCCATGTTTGTTCTTCAGCATAGCGATGATGAAGAGGAGCACGTTCAGAAGAGAGTACATGCAGAGGAAGAGCAGCTTGCGGCTGTTGTTGTGCCAGTACGACCGCGTCAGGTAACGAGGAGTCTTGCGTTTTTTCGGCTCCAGATCAGGAGGTTTCAGCCAGTTGGCGGCACTAAGTGAAAACAAGAGAGAGTAgtattttttggtaaaacattTCGTACGTTTTGAAGCATTTATTTTTGATTACACAGTGGTTAGTTGTGGTCTTTGGTAAAGAGTAACAAACTAACCAGCTATGAAGTGTATCATGACATCACAAACTTTGATTCAAACCAAAACAATATTTCAAAACTGGACAAAACGTATAATGTAACGACTTTAATGAGGGttaagaactacaatcccattaagcgaattaaaaacaacagataaatataaaactactgatttaaagattttataacaaaatatgcatataGATACAGATAGTTTGAAAGCGTAGTTAGACTGATTACattatttgcaatgcttcatgggaGCGGATGGGCACTAAGAATTATTTTggcattatttgtttgtttcgaTTCTCTGATTAGTGGAGATTTGTCTGCAAAATCATGGTAATGTACTATTTTAAAAGGAATTTCATTCAGAATCTAAACAATAAtgactttttttgcattattgtaagggTTTAAgtttggggtaggtgtagacattaataaagcACAATGTGATAGGTAGCTATTTTAATTTCTTGTTCCTTATGGCAAGATTTTGCATCACTTCTGGCTGTAACCCTAAACTTGAGTAAGCCATTGATATAAttcactaaaataataaaaaaacttaattaagGATCTAAACATGatgattattgtttttataagtgagtcattgaatcgttcTGTCAACCATTGTGTTCAAAACTCAAAAACTCAAAACTCAAGTTCATTCTTAATGGAAAACTGCTATTATGTCGCTCAGACGTGCACAACAGTTCACTTAATTTGATACTATTTCCattgccaaagaaaaaaaaaaatcaaagtacAGGCAAAACTGTATCTAAAAAATAAGGTTACTCGATATTAACCTCTTTCTTACTAAAGTGTAGTATACAAAAATCATCGCAATTGTGCTGTTGGTCTAAATATCCTTTCTTTTGTAATATAACCGTGTCCCACCTGATGGTGAGGTTCTCCATAACTTCAGGAAAGTTCTCCAGCTCCGCCTTCAGCTCTTCAAACGTGATGGAGCCACTGTTATCTTGATCGGCAGATTCGAACAGCGCCAGCGTCAGGTCATCCAGCTTTTCCTCGGGGAGCGAGATCGCACTCTCACGCAGACAGGATTTCAGAACCGTACGTAACTCATCTGGGTCTATGGAACCACTTCCTATTTGACAGGTCAACACAATCATTTCAATAATAGTTTAACGTTGAATCTTTGACAAACTGTAGGGTCAAACTGTGAGGGacttttgtaattgtaattgtaatcgTAAGAAAAGAATGCATTATGGGAGCAATTCTCAACCTCCATTGTAACTCTATTGTCAATATTTGTGAGATTCTGTAATATTTTGTATGTCTTGTCTCTTGTGCTAAAAGTAAGACAATTTTTGTGCTAAAACGTTTACAATTACCACTAAATTTTAGAATGAAGCCGTAAAAGCTGATGGTATTTTACACCTTACCATCCACATCGTAGACCTGGAAGAGGAAACGTAGTTTGTCCGTCTCACTGCCATGGATCAGAAGATCTAAAGCCTCGAGAAGTTCATCCAGACTGATGGAGCCGCTGCCATCAGAGTCAAACAAGGCGAAAAACCTCTCCGCAAAAAATGACTACAACAAACGGGAAAAATAAGGGATCAACAAGATAATAAATGAATATCATAAAGGTTTCCATGATCAGAAAGCTCACCTCTTTTACTTTCAGAGCGGTTTTAAACTCATCCAAGTCGATTTCTTTATCATCTCCTGCAATGCTCTCAAACTGCTTGGTGACCCATTCCAGCCAACGAGTGTCTTCATCTATACTCATGTCTCTGCTtcacagtccacacacactgttttCATCGAAGACAAATGTAGTCTCAATCTTCTCTCAGAATCATATTTAGTCCATAACGGCATACATGTAAACATTTGCTGGAAACATACACTTCTTAAGACAGTTGTAATGTACACATATTGCCTAACAGAAACAAacacggatggatggatggatggatagatagatgacatGCAATAATAATCCATGGGTCTAAAAACAAAGTTTAGACAATGTCCCATTTAAACAAGAGAAAGCATTACCTTTAGATGTAAATTTGTGGTAAGCAAGTATTTCCTTTCTAATTTTGATGATATTCTTTTTCAAATACACAGGcaaaaatgaaaaagatacagagagagatttttttttttttttgcggtctCAAGTTGTTGCTGTTGCAGCTAGACCAGTAAACCACCTttcagaggaaaagagagagagagagacatacagaGGGAGGCTGGGCAGTATTGTTATGGACATTCACTATCTTGTACAGCAGCAGCTGCCCCTGACATCCCTGCGCCTGCTGAGTGGCCCTCAGTACGACCCATACTGCTCTTCTCATCGCTATATCACAGCTATGTTTCATTCTGTCTACTGTTATTAGAAAACTACTAATCTGGACAAAAATCACTATGTTGGAGTCCATGTCATTTATGcactaatatacagtatatattcaaaataatctGAAGTCATACTCTGTTAAATTTCAGATTTTATTCACAGAAAACACATCTTAAAACACTTAGAACAaagaaatatatgtataaatggaattttcattttgattttacaCATTTCATCTCAGATATGAACCAGTGGATTTGCTAGCAACACTAAGGTAAACTAAAACTGATATGTTGATTAGAATGTAAAGAGGGAATTGACAAAGAGCCAAAAAAGGGAAGATGAAACGTATTTCATATGGTGACTAGTCAATGAACAAAGAATAACATCCTTCCATTTGTCAAAAGTTCAAATACAGTTCCTTTAAAACCAGACTGATGCAATTACTCGTTTCAATATCTCAATGAAAACAGTCTCTATTCCGCAGTCAGAAACTGAATCACAAGACATTTAATCGCTAACACTTCACTCAGAAACTGAGAACCCGCATAAGAACCAACAAATGGCAAAATACGCTCGAGTCTTACAGCAGAAGTGGAATAGTTCACATTGTATATAATGAACTTCATTCAaggaaaaaacaacattaaagagTTAAGAACTATGCTGAAATAGGCACACGCTTGACATGCTCTATATAAATTCATGTTAATGTATTGAATGTGAGACAATAGGACAGTATCAGCAGGATGCCATCCTCTGTCACTCCAGCCTGACCCGTTTCCGTGGTGATGGGGGTGGGTCCAGAGCAAAGGCTGTTGGGGAAGAAGGGCGGGACTCTGGGATGTATTCCATACAGTATTTCTCAATGTATGGCCCAGCAATGTTCCACACCTGAATGCAACAGGCAAGAGACAATATGGGATGAGAATGTTTGTGTAAAGTAAATTGTCTTGAATAAAAAGATGGAAATGTAAAATTAGGTGCATTTTTTCattgcatgttttatatatatatatacgtgctcAAAAGTtctgtatgatttttattttatgaaatgtatacttttaatcaggatgcattaaattgatcaatagtaaaaggtaaataaatacatttgtagttTTACaagttctatttcaaataaatgtggtcCTTTTTAACCGAagcatactgaaaaaaatattgttttcaaaattgatgagaaatgtttcttgagcaccaaatcagcatattagactgatttctggaggatcatgcaACACTTaatttttaaacagtagtgtatacaaCTATAACAATTGGAGCACATGATTATACATAAACTAAGCTTGCAGAAACTATAACGCACATTATAATGCAAGAAAGTAATGTATAAAAATTATGATTAGAAAATAGCTAGGGTGTTCTGGGATGTTTGTGGATGGATGTTTTGGTCTGTATTTGTTTCTGAAATCTTTTCACCTGCTTTATGATCCACCATGTTTTCATAGTAATAGTGTTGCGAATATTAAGAAACAGTGACGCTTACCTTTTGGTCTACGAGCAGCCGATGTACAGCTTCAATGTCTGGAGCCATGAATCTATCTTTAAACCAGGGCCTGgggaaaagagaaaagaagacaaaaataagTAGTAAGAGAAGAAGCTTTGCCAATTATTAACCTGAAAGTTCATTGTATTGGAGGTTTTGGGGGTTTTGACCTACTTTACTGTGGCTCGCACAAGATCATACACTTTCTCCAATGGGGTCGTTGTACGTAGGGGGCGTAGAAACTCAATACCCTGACAGGCAGCTAACAACTCGATAGCTAGCACTGtaaggaaatataaaaaaaaaatattcaggttTGCTATTTGATAAAACGATATATTCTGATCTGTTTTTGAAGGTTAGTGGTTAttaatccaaaaaataaaataaaataaaaataaaatctcaacCCGATCTCACTGTAAAAAAAGTGGTTAATTCATATGAAATCGTACAATCTGGTTTTCACATTTTCATAAGATCTGCTTACAACATAGTGAAGTTTATGTTTAGGAGACGTGccagaaacaaaacaacatatCCTACATTTTGTTCAAAGCGAAATGTACCAgcgaacacttttttttctaaaaatgtatgttttcatacaatttcaattattatttctCTTAAAATCATACTTAtacgttaattttttttaaaaattgcatgGTTTCTACAGTTCACATTGTACgaataattaaaattttcaaaaatcttaaatgaaaaacaaaaacaaaaacatgaagatCTACCCTTAAACCTAACAATAATTGGTGCGTAAACAGAAGACCCAAAAAAGTACAAAAGAGATGTaaacaaaaattaacaaaaaagctaaagtaactaaaatatataaaaaattaaagtaagCATGCAGCTCTACCACTAAACCTAACCGTATGCTGGGGTGTAACATAAATGAGATTATGAAATTAGCAACCAATTCACTAAAACAAACTAGTTATGAAATGTCAAGAGACTGTGTCGGAAAACATCAAGTAATTTGTGCTGTTTTGCTTTGATGCTCCAATAGGGGGCTAAATTGAACAGTGGATGACGTCAGTAGGTATATGAGAGGTTAATGTCAGGTTTTGGACCTTGCTCGACGTGCTCGACCACTCTGAGGGCTTTACGTGCGGCCCAGCCTCCCATGGACACGTGGTCCTCCGTGGCCGCACTAGTGGACAGTGAGTCAATAGAGGAGGGGTGGCAAAGCACTTTGTTCTCTGAAACTGCAGATAAAAATGCATCTGTTTTAGTTAATGGTCAACACGACTTCAGTTCAGTAGTCAA
The sequence above is drawn from the Carassius gibelio isolate Cgi1373 ecotype wild population from Czech Republic chromosome B25, carGib1.2-hapl.c, whole genome shotgun sequence genome and encodes:
- the LOC128014593 gene encoding NADPH oxidase 5 isoform X1, translating into MSIDEDTRWLEWVTKQFESIAGDDKEIDLDEFKTALKVKESFFAERFFALFDSDGSGSISLDELLEALDLLIHGSETDKLRFLFQVYDVDGSGSIDPDELRTVLKSCLRESAISLPEEKLDDLTLALFESADQDNSGSITFEELKAELENFPEVMENLTISAANWLKPPDLEPKKRKTPRYLTRSYWHNNSRKLLFLCMYSLLNVLLFIIAMLKNKHGGPWFMVARGCGQCLNLNCTFVMVLMLRRCLTWLRATWLVRVFPLDQNILLHQIVGYAILIFSIVHTGAHVMNFARMSQNDGMYQLWEYLFTVRPGIGWVDGTASITGVVLQVLICLMVVCSSTFVRRSGHFEVFYWSHLSYVWVMALLIVHCANFWKWFVAPGLIFLIEKLVGIAVSRMGGLYIVEVNLLPSKVTHLVIKRPPFFQFKPGDYVYINIPVIAKYEWHPFTISSAPEQQDMLWLHVRSMGQWTNRLYEYFRQSESQTVSNKRLTASLRSRRHKSRTQNEMFKSASCNNTVASNKDDAVELTLYRTSRTHPNSQKPVGDPVAQAELGDVSLATKELTAKLSENHRYCNIKASNLITKNVIKFTESDCLIRIVCICLCFCLLVLCGRTFWHPNSTDLCI
- the LOC128014593 gene encoding NADPH oxidase 5 isoform X2, which produces MSIDEDTRWLEWVTKQFESIAGDDKEIDLDEFKTALKVKESFFAERFFALFDSDGSGSISLDELLEALDLLIHGSETDKLRFLFQVYDVDGSGSIDPDELRTVLKSCLRESAISLPEEKLDDLTLALFESADQDNSGSITFEELKAELENFPEVMENLTISAANWLKPPDLEPKKRKTPRYLTRSYWHNNSRKLLFLCMYSLLNVLLFIIAMLKNKHGGPWFMVARGCGQCLNLNCTFVMVLMLRRCLTWLRATWLVRVFPLDQNILLHQIVGYAILIFSIVHTGAHVMNFARMSQNDGMYQLWEYLFTVRPGIGWVDGTASITGVVLQVLICLMVVCSSTFVRRSGHFEVFYWSHLSYVWVMALLIVHCANFWKWFVAPGLIFLIEKLVGIAVSRMGGLYIVEVNLLPSKVTHLVIKRPPFFQFKPGDYVYINIPVIAKYEWHPFTISSAPEQQDMLWLHVRSMGQWTNRLYEYFRQSESQTVSNKRLTASLRSRRHKSRTQLTAKLSENHRYCNIKCYVDGPFGTPTRQIFASEHAVLIGAGIGITPFASILQSIMCRYRMRKQNCPNCNYSWCETIKDNEMKLRKVDFIWINRDQKSFEWFVSLLTNLEMDQADEEPEGRFLEMHMYMTSALSKNDMKAIGLQMALDLLAKKEKRDSITGLRTRTQPGRPDWAKVFQKVSEEKKGKVHVFYCGSPALAKLIKAQCEHFGFSFYKEHF